One Eurosta solidaginis isolate ZX-2024a chromosome 5, ASM4086904v1, whole genome shotgun sequence DNA segment encodes these proteins:
- the LOC137252357 gene encoding uncharacterized protein isoform X6 has protein sequence MRIFELISFLVVTFMLVRVNGECDQCKHNNPIACHGETVYSLCVNGKPTYDNITCPSGFVCTGDVFLCLPSEMVTPICTRRATVSATSNKCGICGSARKVFACLNRTTIAFCFGEDDPYYESLSYCPEGTVCDLNSGANFCTDQRLVEPSCPKDEWSLPTTVSVTTDSTSTKQTATTTAPTSKETTIIFQQTTTPEATTNSLPTIIVIEPTIITPEMTVPTLDITTPTPELSASDPTKSISAPTTTVLITDASLLTSTTYLTTTTKSETSEQSAADTNIPTTPLVSTTKAEPTRTLETTTIPTTTATPLITTPAATTELITTSTVTITVLPTILTTSGSTETQTITSQNSLTTTFQTTTTFSPTTATVQHLTPLEICEQNSIEARTSFFGLPGDVTCKNYIMCLQIGSYWSAVQRSCTTNKWFDLVLGKCSESYNCPSTNVSVTGTTQTATTQPTTTTVLPKTTKQLTTTMQDISTPLEVCEQNALERQTAFFDSPGDTTCKKYIVCTKVGSSWKVQERKCSSNKWFDPVAAKCSESYRCFSTIQL, from the exons ATGCGAAtatttgaattaatttctttTCTTGTGGTGACATTTATGTTAGTCCGTGTAAACGGCGAGTGTGACCAGTGTAAACATAATAATCCTATTGCATGTCATGGTGAAACGGTTTACTCACTTTGCGTTAATG GTAAACCAACATATGATAATATCACCTGCCCGAGTGGTTTTGTATGTACTGGTGATGTGTTTTTATGTTTACCAAGTGAGATGGTAACTCCAATTTGCACTCGAAGAGCAACCGTGAGCGCAACTTCTAATAAATGTGGCATTTGTGGATCGGCAAGAAAAGTATTTGCATGTTTGAATAGAACTACTATTGCTTTTTGCTTTGGTGAAGATGATCCATATTATGAATCACTTTCATATTGTCCTGAAGGTACTGTGTGTGATTTGAATAGCGGAGCTAACTTTTGCACGGATCAGAGATTGGTTGAG CCAAGTTGCCCAAAAGATGAATGGTCTCTTCCAACAACGGTGTCAGTAACAACAGACAGTACTTCAACAAAACAAACAG CAACTACAACAGCACCAACATCGAAGGAAACTACCATAATTTTTCAACAAACCACAACTCCAGAGGCGACAACCAATTCTTTACCAACAATAATAGTAATCGAGCCAACAATAATTACACCTGAAATGACAGTTCCCACTTTGGATATTACAACACCAACGCCTGAGTTGAGTGCATCAGACCCAACGAAAAGTATTTCAGCGCCTACAACAACAGTTTTAATTACTGATGCATCGTTATTAACATCAACTACATATCTAACAACAACTACCAAGTCAGAAACATCAGAACAATCAGCAGCAGACACTAATATACCAACAACACCGTTGGTGTCAACAACAAAAGCAGAACCGACAAGAACATTGGAAACAACCacaataccaacaacaacagctacaCCCTTAATAACAACTCCCGCGGCTACTACAGAGCTCATAACAACTTCAACGGTAACTATAACAGTACTGCCAACAATACTAACAACCTCGGGATCAACAGAAACTCAAACTATCACATCGCAAAACTCCTTAACAACAACTTTCCAAACAACAACGACATTTAGCCCTACTACGGCTACTGTGCAGCATTTGACTCCATTGGAAATTTGTGAACAGAATAGTATTGAAGCTCGAACGTCCTTTTTTGGTTTGCCTGGAGATGTGACTTGCAAGAA TTATATCATGTGTCTACAAATTGGTTCTTATTGGTCTGCTGTGCAACGAAGTTGTACAACGAACAAATGGTTCGATCTAGTTTTGGGAAAATGTAGTGAAAGTTATAATTGTCCCTCGACGAATGTAAGTGTTACAGGAACAACGCAGACGGCAACAACACAACCTACCACAACAACAGTTTTACCAAAAACTACAAAACAACTAACAACAACCATGCAAGATATCTCAACACCTTTAGAAGTTTGTGAACAAAATGCCTTAGAGCGTCAAACAGCATTTTTTGATTCACCTGGTGATACGACTTGTAAAAA ATATATTGTCTGCACAAAAGTTGGATCAAGTTGGAAGGTTCAAGAAAGAAAATGCTCATCAAATAAATGGTTCGATCCGGTTGCGGCTAAATGTAGTGAAAGTTATAGATGTTTCTCAACAATCCAGCTATAG